From Stigmatopora argus isolate UIUO_Sarg chromosome 14, RoL_Sarg_1.0, whole genome shotgun sequence, the proteins below share one genomic window:
- the ngfra gene encoding tumor necrosis factor receptor superfamily member 16: MKHSKRMTYFPTLVIMYVLVASAASKSERAVPCDSGQYTKDGECCRECPPGEGVVTPCGAKQTACAQCLDSETYSENYSHTEQCQPCTECTGLMRMETPCTDSNDAICVCRYNFYFNSLSGHCEPCTVCPAGEGVFAHCEHDHDTVCEECVDFTFSDRDSSLDPCLPCTICDDETEIQLAHCTPVSDSVCHNPLLPTYFPSTSTETEPTSPTFTNYFLPDGSEGPGPDDETTTPAPGSPLFLGHGFNENLIPIYCSILAAVVVGLAAYIAFKRWNSCKQNKQEANNRAAAAAAAAAAASATNNQTVTPEGDKLHSDSGISVDSQSLQEQQQQAQANVQAQPPRSRTQEKIVVRVDGGSEPRMPPSEV, from the exons ATGAAACATTCAAAGAGGATGACTTATTTTCCTACACTAGTGATCATGTATGTTCTG GTGGCGTCGGCGGCGTCCAAGAGTGAGCGTGCGGTTCCCTGCGACTCGGGCCAGTACACCAAAGACGGAGAGTGCTGCCGGGAGTGTCCGCCCGGCGAGGGCGTGGTCACGCCTTGCGGCGCCAAGCAGACTGCGTGCGCACAGTGTCTTGACA GTGAGACTTACTCCGAAAACTACAGCCACACCGAGCAGTGCCAACCTTGCACCGAGTGCACGGGCCTGATGCGAATGGAGACCCCGTGCACCGACTCCAACGACGCCATCTGCGTTTGCCGCTACAACTTCTACTTTAATTCATTGTCGGGACACTGCGAGCCCTGCACCGTGTGCCCAGCCGGTGAGGGCGTGTTTGCCCACTGCGAGCACGACCACGACACGGTGTGCGAGGAATGCGTGGACTTTACCTTCTCGGACCGCGACAGCTCGCTGGACCCCTGCCTGCCCTGCACCATTTGCGACGACGAGACCGAGATCCAGCTGGCCCACTGCACGCCTGTCAGTGACTCAGTCTGCCACA ATCCCCTGCTACCCACTTATTTCCCGTCCACATCCACTGAGACGGAACCGACTTCACccactttcaccaactacttCCTCCCCGACGGTTCCGAGGGTCCGGGGCCGGACGACGAGACTACCACGCCTGCCCCTGGCTCGCCACTTTTCTTGGGCCACGGCTTCAACGAGAACCTCATCCCCATTTACTGCTCCATCCTGGCTGCCGTCGTGGTGGGCCTGGCGGCTTACATTGCCTTTAAGAG GTGGAACAGCTGCAAGCAGAACAAACAGGAAGCTAACAACCGCGccgctgcggcggcggcggcggcagcagcgGCGTCTGCGACAAACAACCAGACCGTTACGCCGGAGGGAGACAAGCTCCACAGTGACAGTGGAATCTCGGTGGACAGTCAGAGTCTACAGGAACAGCAGCAACAAGCACAGGCCAACGTTCAGGCTCAGCCACCACGGTCACGCACACAAGAAAAGATAG TGGTGAGGGTTGACGGCGGATCTGAGCCCCGGATGCCTCCTTCCGAAGTCTGA
- the LOC144088616 gene encoding uncharacterized protein LOC144088616 isoform X3, with protein MKRSIYDFGRRHPGLRSAVNPHHCKGKKTNSASPLQHQEEEEEEEKKEEEEEKEEQEQSVLSEMRLGCKCNAEEEEEKCTTER; from the exons ATGAAGAGGTCCATCTACG ACTTCGGAAGGAGGCATCCGGGGCTCAGATCCGCCGTCAACCCTCACCActgcaaaggaaaaaaaacaaat TCAGCGAGTCCACTGCAgcatcaagaagaagaagaagaagaggagaagaaggaggaggaggaggagaaggaggagcagGAGCAGAGTGTCCTGTCCGAAATGAGGCTCGGATGCAAGTGCAAtgcagaggaagaagaggagaa GTGCACAACAGAGAGGTAA